A genomic window from Vigna radiata var. radiata cultivar VC1973A chromosome 2, Vradiata_ver6, whole genome shotgun sequence includes:
- the LOC106756306 gene encoding beta-adaptin-like protein C, translating to MSRNDSKYFSTTKKGEIPELKEELNSQYKDKRKDAVKKVIAAMTVGKDVSSLFTDVVNCMQTENLELKKLVYLYLINYAKSQPDLAILAVNTFVKDSQDPNPLIRALAVRTMGCIRVDKITEYLCDPLQRCLKDDDPYVRKTAAICVAKLYDINAELVEDRGFLESLKDLISDNNPMVVANAVAALAEIQDNSSRPIFELTSNTLTKLLTALNECTEWGQVFILDALSRYKAADAREAENIVERVTPRLQHANCAVVLSSVKMILQQMELITSTDVVRNLCKKMAPPLVTLLSAEPEIQYVALRNINLIVQRRPTILAHEIKVFFCKYNDPIYVKMEKLEIMIKLASDRNIDQVLLEFKEYATEVDVDFVRKAVRAIGRCAIKLERAAERCISVLLELIKIKVNYVVQEAIIVIKDIFRRYPNTYESIIATLCENLDTLDEPEAKASMIWIIGEYAERIDNADELLESFLENFPEEPAQVQLQLLTATVKLFLKKPTEGPQQMIQVVLNNATAETDNPDLRDRAYIYWRLLSTDPEAAKDVVLAEKPVITDDSNQLDPSLLDELLVNIATLSSVYHKPPDAFVTRTHSLAQKTEDGDYPEGDEIGYSESSANPANGAASPPSSSYSVPASVAPASPPPSAPVPDLLGDLMGMDDSVVPLDQPATPARPALPIVLPASTGQGLQISAQLTRQDGQIFYSMLFENNTQVPLDGFMIQFNKNTFGLAAAGPLQVPQLQPGTSTRTLLPMVLFQNMSQGPPSSLLQVAVKNNQQPVWYFNDKFSFHVLFTEDGKMERSTFLETWRSLPDSNEVSRDFPDIVVGGVDVTLDLLAASNVFFIAKRKNANQDVFYFSAKIPRGTPLLVELTTVVGNPGVKCAIKTPSPEMSTFFFEAIETLLRS from the exons ATGAGCAGAAACGATTCCAAGTACTTCTCCACTACTAAGAAGGGTGAAATCCCTGAACTCAAAGAGGAGCTCAATTCTCAGTACAAG gataaaagaaaagatgCAGTGAAAAAGGTGATTGCTGCTATGACAGTTGGAAAGGATGTCTCTTCATTGTTCACAGATGTGGTGAATTGCATGCAAACAGAAAATTTGGAGCTGAAAAAATTGGTTTACTTATACCTGATAAATTATGCAAAGAGCCAGCCTGATCTTGCTATACTTGCTGTAAATACATTTGTGAAG GATTCCCAAGATCCAAATCCTTTAATTCGTGCCTTAGCTGTACGGACAATGGGCTGCATTCGTGTTGATAAAATTACTGAGTATCTATGTGACCCCCTTCAAAGATGCCTAAAG GATGATGATCCATATGTTCGTAAGACAGCAGCCATTTGTGTTGCAAAGCTTTATGATATAAATGCAGAGTTGGTTGAGGATAGGGGTTTTCTGGAATCTCTGAAGGATTTGATATCTGATAATAATCCAATGGTGGTAGCTAATGCAGTGGCAGCACTTGCTGAAATTCAGGACAACAGTAGTAGACCCATCTTTGAGCTCACAAGTAACACACTCACAAAGCTCCTCACTGCTTTAAACGAATGTACAGA ATGGGgtcaagtttttatactggacGCCCTTTCTAGGTACAAGGCAGCTGATGCTCGGGAGGCTGAAAATATTGTAGAAAGAGTTACACCGAGATTACAGCATGCCAATTGTGCAGTTGTACTATCGTCTGTTAAG ATGATCCTTCAACAGATGGAGCTCATCACCAGTACTGATGTGGTTCGGAATCTATGTAAAAAGATGGCTCCTCCTCTTGTGACATTGCTCTCAGCAGAACCTGAGATACAGTATGTTGCCCTGCGGAATATCAATCTTATAGTACAAAGAAGACCAACAATTCTTGCTCATGAAATTAAG GTTTTCTTCTGCAAGTACAATGATCCGATCTATGTGAAAATGGAAAAGTTGGAAATCATGATAAAACTTGCTTCAGACCGAAACATAGATCAG GTTTTATTGGAATTTAAGGAATATGCTACTGAAGTTGATGTAGATTTCGTTAGAAAAGCAGTTCGTGCAATTGGTCGTTGTGCCATCAAATTAGAAAGAGCAGCTGAAAGATGTATTAGTGTTTTGCTTGAATTGATCaagataaaagtaaattatgtGGTTCAAGAGGCTATCATTGTTATCAAAGATATATTTAGAAGATACCCCAACAC CTATGAGTCCATAATTGCAACACTTTGTGAGAACTTAGATACTTTGGACGAGCCAGAAGCCAAG GCATCAATGATTTGGATAATTGGTGAATATGCGGAGAGAATTGACAATGCTGATGAACTTCTGGAAAGTTTCTTGGAAAATTTCCCTGAAGAACCTGCACAAGTCCAACTACAATTGTTGACAGCTACTGTGAAACTTTTCCTCAAGAAGCCAACTGAAGGTCCACAGCAAATGATTCAG GTCGTTTTGAACAATGCCACTGCGGAAACAGATAATCCTGATTTACGAGATCGTGCATACATATATTGGCGTCTCCTCTCAACTGATCCTGAG GCAGCCAAGGATGTTGTGTTAGCGGAGAAGCCAGTGATAACTGATGACTCAAACCAACTTGATCCCTCCCTACTTGACGAGCTTCTTGTGAACATTGCTACCTTGTCTTCTGTTTATCACAAGCCCCCAGATGCATTTGTGACCCGCACACACTCGTTAGCCCAGAAAACTGAAGATGGTGACTATCCCGAGGGAGATGAAATAGGGTATTCTGAGTCATCTGCGAATCCTGCTAATGGGGCTGCTTCACCACCAAGTTCAAGCTATTCAGTTCCTGCATCTGTTGCACCAGCTTCACCTCCACCCAGTGCCCCTGTCCCCGATTTACTTGGGGATTTGATGGGCATGGATGATTCTGTTGTTCCTCTGGATCAGCCAGCTACTCCTGCCAG ACCTGCATTGCCTATTGTACTTCCCGCTTCTACTGGTCAGGGTTTACAAATCAGTGCACAACTGACCAGGCAAGATGGTCAAATATTTTACAGTATGTTGTTTGAAAACAACACTCAAGTTCCACTTGACGGCTTCATGATTCAGTTTAACAAGAACACATTTGGCCTAGCAGCTGCTGGACCCCTTCAG GTTCCACAATTGCAACCTGGAACATCAACCAGAACACTCCTTCCTATGGTTTTGTTCCAGAACATGTCCCAAGGTCCTCCTAGCTCACTTCTGCAGGTTGCTGTAAAAAACAACCAGCAACCCGTGTGGTATTTTAACGATAAATTCTCATTCCATGTCCTTTTTACCGAGGATGGTAAAATGGAACGTTCTACTTTCTTGGAG ACTTGGAGGTCCCTTCCGGATTCAAACGAGGTTTCAAGGGACTTCCCGGACATTGTGGTTGGCGGTGTGGACGTGACCTTGGACCTGCTCGCTGCATCAAACGTGTTCTTTATTGCAAAACGCAAGAATGCCAACCAGGATGTGTTTTACTTCTCAGCTAAGATCCCTCGAGGGACACCGTTATTAGTTGAGCTTACCACAGTGGTCGGAAACCCTGGTGTCAAATGCGCAATCAAGACACCAAGCCCTGAAATGTCGACATTTTTCTTCGAAGCCATCGAAACTCTTCTCAGGAGCTaa